The following DNA comes from Hyalangium minutum.
CCGACGTGACTGCCGGAGGAGATGGTCGCGCGCATCACTGAAGGCTTTCTGATAGGGCGTCCCTTCGAACAAGGGCCCCAGACTCGCCCCGAAGCTCGCCCCGATGAGCACTGCGAGCGATGGCGGATCGGAGATTGCCGCAGCATCAAACCGGAAAACCCGGCGACGCCCCTCCTTCACCACCTTCACTCCTGGCAGACGTGCGATGGCCTTGAGCTGACGATCCGCCGAAACCGGTTGGATGCCGAGCGCTGCGGCAGCGCTGTTCCGATCATGGGACTTCCCGGCCATCAAGTCGGCGATGAGTTGCACCGTCCGATGGAGTTGGGTGAAGCGCCGCTTCTCCAAGTCGCTGCTCATGATCCTCAAATCCTCTGATGATCCTTAAAGGATCGCAATCTATCCGGTGACTTGCTTGCCCCCCAGCGCCGGTTACCTGTGAGACCACGCGTCAGCCTCTCTTTGGGCCTACGCGTCAGGTGCCCACGAACCTCATGGGTGGACCCTTGAGCAAACACCCCTGTGAGGACTGTGGAGAACACATGATCGACTACAATCCCGTACGCGTCCCCTGGCAGGAAGCCATGGACTCCTTGAAGCCAGCGCTTGACGGTTACCGAAGCCACTGGGACCGGGTCTACATCGGCGTGACGACCAGTCCCGAGGCTCGGTGGGCGCAGCACGCGGGCAACGGTTGGAACAAGATGCGGGTGCTCTACGAGGCGTTCAATCCATCCATCGCCAAGGAGCTCGAGCAGGATCTGATCGACTACGCCCGGCGGTGCAACTTCCGCGTGGCCATCGAGAACATCAACCCGGGCGGGGAAGGCATCCAGAGCCACTCACGGACTCACTGCCTCTACGTGCTGGTAGGCAACAAGCAGCAGGCCTGAGGTGAAGCGATGCGTTACCACTCTTCAGGTCCTGACTTTCTGATTGTCCCCTTTGATTACGTGTCGCACTACAACGCCGTCCAGCGCTTGGTCCGCCCTTGGGAGGTGGAACACCTCATCCAGCGGAATGCACCTCCCTCGCTGGCTCGGTACAGCCTCCCCGTCGCTGATCAGGTGGCCCAGTGGCTCCGTACCAAGTTCGCCAACCGCCAACTCTCGTATGCCTCGGACCCGAGCGGCCTGGACTGTTGGTATGCGCCCGCCACGACGCTCCGGCGGCGCGCGGGGGACTGCGAGGACCTCACGCTGCTCACAGTCTCGATTCTCCTGGCGGCAGGCGTCTCCGCTCGGGTGGCCATTGGAACACTCCCGGGTGGTGGGCACGCGTGGGTCGAGGGGGCGGATGAGCAGAGCGGCTTCCTCATCGAGGCCACCTCGGGCGAAATCCATCGGTACCGCCCCTCCGATTACAACTTGAGCTGGCACATCGATCCCCATCCAGCCCTGTTGCGTGTTGCATGAGAGGGCCCCACCTCTATTCACGAGGTGGGGCTCGGACCCCGGCGTCGCGGGGACCTCGGGCCTCTGCACCACTCGTGCACACGTCCGGTGGATAGCCCTCGACCCGGCAATACTCGTCCCGGAAGCCGCAGTACTTCTCCATGCCCTGGGCGCAGACCTCGCCCCAGCGCTTGGCCATCAGCTTCATGTCCTGGTTCATCTCCGCCTTCTCGCGCTGCTGCGGTGTCAGCCCCTGCCATTGCACCTCGCTGAGCGCCTCGAGTGACCGGGCTCGCTCCCGTAGCCGCACCGCCGCCTGCTCCTCTCCAAAGCCCTCGGCGATGTCCGCAGCGAGCACGCAGTACCGCGAGGGGATCCCCTCGCCCATCACGAGCCTCTCGCAAATGCGCTCCAAGCACGGCCGGAGCGCCGCGTAGAACCCCAGCTCGGAGCTCGGACTCCAGGGCCGTTCGGCCCAGGGGACTGCGATCTCGGGACACACGAGGCGGTAGTTGTTGGTCACCGCCATCATCTGATCCTTCATCCCCGCGAACGCGCTCTCGCACAGCGGATGGGGTTGGCTCCTCGGGGAAGTTCCCCCGTCGGGCCCACCGAGCTGCTCGCACATCCGGCTCATGCACTCCACGCTCGCCAGCGACAGCACGATCTGCCGGGGCTGGCCTCCGTCACCCCAGGTGAGCGCGGCAAGCTTGGGACAGTTGCGCGAGATCTCGGTCCGCATCTGCTCTCGGAGCGTGTCTTCGAGCATCGACGGCAAGGGGCTCTGTCCTGCCGCGGCACCTGGGGCTGGCCTGTTCGTGTAGTACACCACCAGGCGGATGCCCAACGTGACCACGATGGCTCCCAAGGACAGGATCACCACCAGCCACGCGAACCACGGGAAGCGCTCCTTCCGAGGGGCCCGTGGAGGCTTCTTCCCTCCAGACCGCGGCTTTTTCCGGGCGGCGAGCACCACGGGCACCACCACCCCGAGGGTCCACAGCCACGAGGAGTCATCCGTCGAGAACATCCTGAAACTGTACGTCATCCGAAGTGGGCTCGGAGTTCTCTCGAAGCCACCTGACAGAGCGGCATGACGCCAGCCTACTCGTTGGGTAGGCTGCGCACGGGCGGATCTGGCCGCCCCATCACGCCGAGTTACGCGATGACGGACACCCCCTCCCCCGCCTCTCTCATGCCTGGGGCTCTCGTCGGCCCCTGGCGAATCAAGGGCTATGCCGGCCGTGGCTCCTATGGCCTGGTCTTCCGGGCCCGGCTCGCCGCACAGCCCGACTCGCCTCCAGCGGCGTTGAAGATGGCCGTCTTCCCGGAGACCCGCGCTTCCATCAAGAGGCCACCTTCCTTCAGGATCTTGAAGTGGACCCGGGGCGGTAGCCAATGGAGTTGCACCCAAACGCATGTCGTCAAATGGCTGGGGAGTGATGCGCTAGAGGCTCCTGCCGTCATGGAAGAAAATGCCCCTTGCCTCTCGATGGATGCACCATGAGAACGCTTCTGCCAGTTCTGACCGGTCTTCTCCTTGTCACGTGTGTCAGGAGTCCGGTTCCTCGCCCGCTCCCCCCGTATGCTCCATCCATTAAATTCCCGCATGCGTTGAGGTCCCCCGGGCTGCTGCTCGGTCAATCCGAGCAGCGGGTGCGAATGGATGGCGCGATCGTCCAGGCCATGATGATTGCCGCCAAGGACTTCATCCCGTCACCCTCCGAGCAGTTCCCCTGCTGGACGAAGCCGGAGCACTTTCTTTTCGACGTCATTCGCAAAGGGGACATCATCTTCGTTTCGATCTCCCCAGATTACTTTGCTCAAGGGTGTGAGCGATACACCGCGCCGTTGGACTGGGGGGCCAAGTACGCCATCAGCACCGATGGCCGCATCCTCACGCAGGAAGATGGCTCCGATGATGGGCCCGAATGGGAATCTCCACCCTCATCCCCGGATGCTGGCACGGATGACCACGCAGCCCATCGCCGAGTATACAATCTCAGCGATCTCGACCGCATGGACTCGGCACCCGTGGAGGACCCGCCGTTTTTTACGCGTCCAGAGTGGCAGGCCCAGCACCCCTGGCCTCCGTCGCGCAAGCCTCGCACACCCGCGTTGCCCGATGGAGGAACGCCCGATGGAGGCGTTCACTCGGATGGCGGCTCCCCAGCAGTTCCTCCCCGATAACAGGGCCGGCACTGTCGTCCCCCTCGCCTAGGTAGCGGCTGCTCCGGGGTGAACGCCTCGTCGGGTTCAAGGCCCATTGAGGACAGAAGACCGAGGCCGGAAGTCGCTGGGCACCCAGCGGGTTCCTGCCTCAATGTTCTTTCATATTGCGTGCTCCCTCATACCTGACAGAGCGGCATGACGCCAGCCTACTCGTTGGGTAGGCTGCGCGAGGGCGGATCTGGCCGCCCCATCACGCCGAGTTACGCGATGACGGACACCCCCTCCCCCGCCTCTCTCATGCCTGGGGCTCTCGTCGGCCCCTGGCGCATCGAGGGCTATGCCGGCCGTGGCTCCTATGGCCTGGTCTTCCGGGCCCGGCTCGCCGCACAGCCCGACTCGCCTCCAGTGGCGCTGAAGGTGGCCGTCTTCCCAGGAGACCCGCGCTTCCGTCGCGAAGCCACCTTGTTGGAGAAACTCCAGCATTCGTCGGTGCCTCGGCTCCTGGACCAGGGGGAGTGGCATGCTTCGGCCGACGCCGTTCACCCGTACATCGCCATGCAGTGGATTCACGGCCTGCCGCTATACGAGTGGGCACGCCACCATCCGGTCTCTCCGCGTCAGGCACTCCTGGTCGTGGCCCAGATAGCCGATGCCCTGGCGCTGTTGCACCAGATGGAAGGCCTGCACCGTGACCTCAAAGGCGACAACATCCTGGTTGACGCTCAAGGCCGAGCGGTGCTCATCGACTTCGGATCGGGCACTTGGAAAGGGGCGCCGCCTCTGACGCAGAGCCTGATGCCCCCCAACACGCCAGAGTACCGCAGTCCTCAGGCGCTGCGCTTCCACTGGAAGCACTGGGACACCCTCGAGGCTCGCTACGAGCCGACAGCGGCCGACGACCTGTATGCGCTGGGCGTCACCGCCTACAAATTGGTGACGCGCGTCTATCCGCCTCCGGGAACGAGTCCGGAGGACATCAAGCAGCGGCTGCAGACACCGCCTCCCCGGCGTCTGCCCGCGCAGGCGCTCAACAGCCGCGTGGGGCCGGAGTTCTCCGCACTCATCGAGCGCATGTTGGCGGAAGTTCCCCAGCAACGTGCTTCCTCACGAGAAGTAGCAGAGGAAGGGATGACCACCGCCCGGCAGCTGGGCTCCAGCGCCAACGCTCCGCTCTTCACCGTGGACCGGCCCACTGCTGCAGTTCCCTGCGTGCTCGCTCCCGTTGTGCCAGCAACCCACTTGGAGCGGCCCACCGCTGCCGCTCCGCCGGCTGCTCCTGCCCGAGCACATATCGAATCCCCAGAGTTCCCTGTGGGCTTGCGCTCCGCGTTGGCCCCAATCTTGGTGCTCCTCACAGCGCTCAGCGTCGTATGGGTGAGCCATGCTGATCGCCCTGCGTGGCTCACGCCCCTGGAGGAACAGTCAGATGGAGGGGTTGCTCCGGACGGGGGAACACGCGGACTGGGAGAGGACGCGCTGGCCTCTCGGGTGGATGCCCAGCAAGCCCCTCTGGTCGCCAGGGTCATCTCCGAAAATCTGCTCAAACAGCCGCTGCCTGGGCAACGCAAGCCTCCTTGCCGCGGTGAAGACGTGGAAGTGATTCATGGGGCCTGCTGGATACTCCGGAAGGGAGTTCGCCCTCCCTGCGGCGATGATGGGTATCTGTGGCAAGGCGCGTGCTACGTCCCCTTGCTCGGCAACGCGCGAACGCCGACCACCGACAAGCCACAGCAGTAGCGCTCGATCATTGGCGCATGTGGGCCCTGGCAGGCAGTCCCTGTCCTCCCGCGGAACGAAGCGTGAGGGTAGGCGAGGCGACGTGCGCTCTGACTGACTATTGGCAGAGCCTGCGCATCCAGCGGCGCAACGGTTCTTTGTCGAGAGAGAACCAGCCGGTGCGCTCCTCTAAGAAGAAGGGCTCGAGCAGCAGCGCCAACTCGCGATATTGGGCCGGGTAGAACTTCTTCTCAGTGTCGATGGTCTCAGGCCACTCGGTGAGGGTGATCAGCAGGCGATCGCCGTCGAGGGGCTGGAAGGAGACATCCGGGAAGGGGAGCTTCTGGTGCAGGGCCTCGGGGCCACCGAGCTGGCCGAGCAGGGGCTGGCCCAGGAAGGTAAGCCAGTAGGCGCCTCGGGCACGGGTGCCGATGACCCGGCTCGTGTCTTCGAGGTGGTAGAGATCCAGGCCCAGGTAGCGAGAGAGGAGTGGGAGGAGCTCCCAGCGGGCGGCGTACCACATGCCATGGGGAGAGATGACGGCGAGGCTGGCGTAGCCGAAGCTGAAGGGCAGCTCGCGTGCGAGTTCCAGGACCAGGGTGCGCAGATGGCCTGGGCCGCGCTCCATGAGGTACTCGGTGGGAAAGGTAAAAGACACCCCACTGGTCCAACTCTCGTCGTGAGAGAAGTTCGGATCATCGAGCTGCCGGCCCCGGTACTCGAAGTGGTAACCGCCCACTTCGCTCGCATCCTCCTCGAGATCGACATAGCAGGCGGCAGCCCCCTTGCGCTCAAGGATTTGCCAGCGGATGTGCGCCCAGCCCTTGTCATCGAGCGGGAGGGTGTCGCCATCGTCCGAGCCGTACCAAGCCAGCGACTGTGGGGGGGTGGCACGGCGGTAAGCCTGCAGGGCCCGCCACACGGCGGGGGCCACCTCGTGGTGTGAGCTGCGCATGAAGAAGCAGAGAACGACGCCATCGCGGGCCACCGACCTGCCGTACTTGCTCCGCAGGCGGATGACGGGAATGCTCTCCCTCATCGAGCCATGCCCCCTTGTGGCGAAATAATCCAGGCTTCCCCCCCAAGCGCCTCCTTGTAGATTTCACCCTGGGTGCGGCCGAAATAGGCGCTGTCCTCTCGATAACGCGTCCATCGCGGCTCATTGGTCTCAGGACAGGGAAACTTGAAGTCCAGGGTGAGTACGGACCGCAGCAAGCTGCTGCGGTCGACATGAAGGACGATGTCAGGCTCGATGGTGCGCCACAGTTCACGGGTGCAGCCTTGAGCGATCAGGCGCGCCACCTCTTGCTTGCTGACGGGCTCGAGGAACTTCGCGTTGGGGTAGTAGCGGTAGCGCTGCTGGATGCTGAAGGGGGCAGGCCAGAGCTGCTCAAGCACCTGCTGAGCGCATTGGAAGGCAACGGTATGTTTCAGCTCTCCCAGGTACATGGCGCGGGAGATGGGGACGGCGCAGCCGTCGGCGAACACCTCCTCGCCGCACTCTTGGCGGGTGGGGGAGCGGTTGCCGAAGAACTGGGAGTTGACCTGGCGCTCGGCCAGCCTGGCGCACTCGACGAGCTGTTCCTCGAGCTCACCTACTGCGTTGTCGTTCTCAAGCAAGGCAAGCAGTGCGGGGACAGACCGGCCGAGGATGGAGGCTACGGCCGCAGTGGTGGTGGGGGCTGCGGAGCTCCCCCCCGCGATGACGGCGGAGGCATGGGTCATCTTTGCGGCCGTCTCCGAGTCGAGGCGCAAGTCCCTGCGCGAGGAGCGTTGGGGGGTGGCACAGGCTGCGAGGACAGCACAGGCCATCCACAGGTGTACGAGCGTCCAGCGCACGGTTCGGCGGGAGCGGAGCATGGATGGGAGGAATCAAAGGGGACCCTGGCGCTCACGTCAACCGCTCGCCCACGCGTGGACAAGGCCGAAGCCACAAGAGGCGAGCCCACCACCCACCTGCCGGTGACCCCGAGGGGGACTCCCCGCTGGAGGTTGCTCAGGATGAGATCCACACCCGAGACGCCATCCGGAGTTTTTATTACCTGCGCTTTTTCCGGCGGATTTTCCCCTCGTGCGGACTTTCGGGGGGCGCCTCGGGAAGGCTCGGAAGGTCCAGTTCTGGAAGACTGGAGATGTCATCCAAGGGAAGGCTGAGCTGGTACTGCTCCCCTTCGAGCTCCAGCTCCGCGTAAGCTGTGATGGAACCGAACGAGGCACTCACGAAGAAGTCCGCGATCGCCCGTCCATGGGTTGAGCGCACGGTCTTCTGAATTTCGGGAGTCAGCAGGAAGCGCACGGACTGGGGGAGCGGCGCTCTCTTCGCGTCGTGGGATTGAAGGACGAGCCGGATGCCTCTCTTCTCGGTCGCACCCAGCCTCCACCCCACCAGTTCCCACGGCCGCCCCCGTGTCCGATCCCGATGCTCACGCGGCATCCGGGCAATCAGGTTGGGATGGAGCACTCGCTTGTAGAGCGGCGTGCGAAGCACATACGCGTCGGGCTTCGTCCGGCAAATGAGTCCCTGCCCCATGAGAAGCGGTGCATACTCGTGGCTGAGAGCCAACGAGTATCCCTTGCCGAGTTCCTGCAGAACCTCTGTCACCACAGGGGCTTGCTCACTGAGCCACTGACGAACCCTGGCCATCTCCGGATCGAAGATCCGAAACCACGCTTCACTCTCGAAGCGCATGAGATCCTCCAGGGACCACTCCTGCTGGCGTGCGCCCTGGAGCGCCATCTCCGCCAGGTGGAGACTTCCTCCCGTCCAGAGGAGGAACTCCTGCACTCCCTCCTCCGAGAGCCGCACTCCGTACATCCTGCGGAGAGACAGCACCTCTTGCTCATCCAGGTCCCCAAGCCTCACTTCATCCGCATGGGGAGAGCGAGGCGTATCTGGCCGACATGCAAGTAAGAGACGGGCCCCACTGTTTGTGAGGTCTTCCTGCAGGGAAAGAATCGTCATGGGGTTCAGCGCAAGCGTAAGAGGGGGCTGCTCGCCCGGCATCCTCCAAGCATGAAGCCGATGAAAGTTGCAGATACCCACAACGACCATCGTCTCGGGCAGCCTGCTCCTCCCCTCCTGCTCCACCCGTTTGATACGGGACGCGAAGAACTTCAGAAAGTCATGCGGATCCAGTTCCTGGGGGAGCCGTGAGGGAACATCGAACAGGAAGAACTGCATGGGCACATTGTGTCGCTCCCCGTGCAGCCCAACGCTCCTCAAGAGCGTGGCACTGGCCTGGCCGTGGTAGCCCACCACATGAAGGATGGGCACGTTCGCACTGATGAGGCGGTCGAGAATGACTCGAGCCTCCTTCCGCTCGATGGAGAGCGGAGGAAGCGAGAGTTCCAAGGGTTGTATCGCATCAAGAAGCAGGTGCTGGTGATCCCTTCCCTCCACTGCGCCGCGAGCCAGGAGAATCTCCCAGGTCTTCTCGAACTTCTCGAAGCTCCGCCGGGCCATTCTCCGCAAGAGAGTTCTCGGAAAGTCCCCCTCTGTCTCGCGCCAAGCCTGCGTCACGAGCTGATCAATGACCTGAGCGCCGAAGTGCTGGCGCAGTTCCCAGAAAACCGCTCCCCAGACCTCCCCAAGTTCCGGAATCGTCGAGTCCCGCCGCTGAGCGAACCTCAACCGGTTGTCTAGGTGCCGGAACGGTGTCGGGTAGCCAGGAAGCTCGGCCTCTTTGACGCCAAAACGCGGGTCATTCTTGTAACTGCACACCAGATAGTCCGCGAGACCGGACTCCACAGCGGCAAGCGTCTCGGTGGTCCCCAGCGACTCGGGCATCAGGACATGATGCGCGTACTGGCGCAGCAGGGTGTCCTCCAAGAGGAGGCTGCCGTACATCAGCGGAGGCCCAAGCTCACGACGGTCGAACCAGGTGATCTCTGGACTGTCGAACCAGAAGACCCCTGGATTGTCGGTGGAGCCATGAACCAGGAGCGGTGCAATCCCGCCCTCCAAGATTCCATTCCGGACGAGGTACTTTTGGAAGTCCGCCACGACCTTCCGGATCCGCTTGCGCAGGTCCTGCGAGATGGTGTCCTCGAAGATCAGACCGGCGTCTGGGACCTCTGAAGGCTCGTCCGGCGCCTGAGTCCTGATCGGAATCTGCAGGGTGGGCAGTTCGACAGGGGCGGGCTTGGCTGCGATCTCGATGTCTCGCAGCACCACCGTGTGGACCGTCATCCCATGACGGTTCACGAAGTGGAGGGTGATCGTTCCTTTCTGGAGCGGATCCTTCGCCGTGAGCAGGAAGGCCGCCGGGCCGTAGCTGCCTCCAAAGCGGTGCAGCACGATGCTCTGGTCCCCCAGAGGCTCATGCGTAAAGAGCGAGGTATTGATGAGACAGGTGAGCGCCAGTTCCTCCTGTCCGTAGGGCCACCTCTCCGGTGGGTGCCGGTGCTGCAGGTCCACCGTGAGGTAGTGACGCTCCCCGGGCCGGGCCGTCCGCGGGTAGGAGACCACCGGCTCGATGGAGATGGGCTCGCTAGCCATTCGAGCCTCCCGCAGGCTCCAGCTTCAGGTAGGCCTCCGGCGTCCCATAGAAGACGTACATGAACTTGTACACGTAGGCTCGCCGAGACGCATTGTCACTCGCGTCCAGCTTCTCGAAGGCCTCCTTGCGCACCTGGCGCAGCAGTTCTGGAATGCAGACCCCGTCCTTCCCCTTGGCCGCCTCCAGAATGCGCGCGCCGATGGCGGCCGCGATGCTCTCGTCGATCCGCCCCATCACTCCCAGATACGCACCCGCGAACGTGCCCAGGAACTTCTCCGGCAGACCCGCGATCCCCAGGTCATCCCGCTGCAGCAGACCGGAGTGGCACGCGTTGATGAAGGCCAGCGGCCGAGCATGCTGGGGATACATCGGAAGGTTCCGGGCGATCCGCGTGAGCGCAGGCTCGGAAGCATTCGGATCCGGCTCGCCTTCCTGGAGCTGGCCGTGGCTGGCAACAAACAGCATCGCCAACGGCTTGGACACCTTGCGCAGACCCTTCCCCAACGTCTCGACGTCATCGAAGGGCTCATGACATCCCTTCAACGCCTTCAGCTCCTGCTCCGCGTGCTTCAGCTCAGCGGCTGCCACGTAGGACATGGCATGGCCAGACCAATCCTTGCGTTCCAGCCGCAGCGGGATCTCCTCTCCCTCGATGGCGTCCACCGTCCTCAACCACCGCACCACCTTGATCAGCGCACCGATGGGAATGGGCTCGAGCGCGAGCGACTGCTCCTTCTGGGAGGGCAGCTCCAGCATCTCCCAGGGCACGCGGGTCTCTGCGCACTCCTGGATGATGAGGGTGACCTCCTTCCGCGCTTTCACCCGCTCCTCCAGCCATCCCCGCAGCTGTCCGCACGTGCGACGGAAGAAGGTCCTCACGTTGTCGAAGATCTTCTCCGTGTTCGGCTTCCCCAGCGGGTCCAGCAGGTTCCGAGAGGGCTCTGGCACCACGAGCTTCCCGCTTGAGCCCGCCTTCACGGGGAACCAGTGCAGCCGCAGCTGCTGGTCCGTCGACTCGATGTGGAGGAAGGCCGTGGCCTCTGGGTCCTTCGGGGCCGTGTCCAGGTCCACCCGGACCTTCTCCCGCAGCTCCTCGGACAGGCTCCACACCGCAGCCAATTCGGCCGCGACATGGAGCTCGAGCGCCCGCACCTCCTGCGTGCCCAGCGAGCCACGGTGCAGGCTCAGCCGGCCCTGCACACCTGCCGCGCCGGGCTCCGTCTTCAGCCAGAACTCCCGTGTGGACTGGCGGCTCTCAAGCTCCGAGAGCACAACGCTCGCTGCCTCGCGCTGCACCTGGATGCCCGGTGCGCCATCCCACACCAGCGAGAGGGGCTCGGCCTCGGTGAGCTCCACCGCGCCGGCCTCGTCCTGGCCCGCAGGCGACAAGAGCACTCGCACGCTGAACGTGTTTCCAGGCGCGAGGTGGAAGCGCCCCTTCTCGGGCTCCACCGCCGCGGGCGCTCCCGCAGAGGCCAGCACCACCACCTCCACCCGGGTGCGCACGCCCACGGACGCACTGCTCTTCGGCGGCGCCACTGAGACTGCAGGCCGGGAGATGGCGTTCTGGATCAGGCTCATTCCCGTGCTCATGGGGGCGCGCCTCCCTCCG
Coding sequences within:
- a CDS encoding type VI immunity family protein, whose protein sequence is MRESIPVIRLRSKYGRSVARDGVVLCFFMRSSHHEVAPAVWRALQAYRRATPPQSLAWYGSDDGDTLPLDDKGWAHIRWQILERKGAAACYVDLEEDASEVGGYHFEYRGRQLDDPNFSHDESWTSGVSFTFPTEYLMERGPGHLRTLVLELARELPFSFGYASLAVISPHGMWYAARWELLPLLSRYLGLDLYHLEDTSRVIGTRARGAYWLTFLGQPLLGQLGGPEALHQKLPFPDVSFQPLDGDRLLITLTEWPETIDTEKKFYPAQYRELALLLEPFFLEERTGWFSLDKEPLRRWMRRLCQ
- a CDS encoding transglutaminase-like domain-containing protein; this encodes MRYHSSGPDFLIVPFDYVSHYNAVQRLVRPWEVEHLIQRNAPPSLARYSLPVADQVAQWLRTKFANRQLSYASDPSGLDCWYAPATTLRRRAGDCEDLTLLTVSILLAAGVSARVAIGTLPGGGHAWVEGADEQSGFLIEATSGEIHRYRPSDYNLSWHIDPHPALLRVA
- a CDS encoding serine/threonine-protein kinase; translation: MTDTPSPASLMPGALVGPWRIEGYAGRGSYGLVFRARLAAQPDSPPVALKVAVFPGDPRFRREATLLEKLQHSSVPRLLDQGEWHASADAVHPYIAMQWIHGLPLYEWARHHPVSPRQALLVVAQIADALALLHQMEGLHRDLKGDNILVDAQGRAVLIDFGSGTWKGAPPLTQSLMPPNTPEYRSPQALRFHWKHWDTLEARYEPTAADDLYALGVTAYKLVTRVYPPPGTSPEDIKQRLQTPPPRRLPAQALNSRVGPEFSALIERMLAEVPQQRASSREVAEEGMTTARQLGSSANAPLFTVDRPTAAVPCVLAPVVPATHLERPTAAAPPAAPARAHIESPEFPVGLRSALAPILVLLTALSVVWVSHADRPAWLTPLEEQSDGGVAPDGGTRGLGEDALASRVDAQQAPLVARVISENLLKQPLPGQRKPPCRGEDVEVIHGACWILRKGVRPPCGDDGYLWQGACYVPLLGNARTPTTDKPQQ